A single window of Chitinophaga sp. XS-30 DNA harbors:
- a CDS encoding efflux RND transporter periplasmic adaptor subunit, producing MKKKKLLFWLIGILAVLIIIVMIVKRAGKDDGIKVSVDKAAKKDIIEVVSASGKIYPEIEVKVSSDVSGEITDLLVLEGDSVKKGQILARIYADIYGSMRDRAAAAVSQQEAELANSTASVNAFKARLDQAKAAYDRNKELLDQKVISRSEFETAEATYKSALSDYNAALQRINSSRFGVASAQANLTEANKNLGRTTIQAPMSGTVSLLSVKKGERVVGTAQMTGTEMLRIADMSTMEVQVDVGENDIPKVKFGDSAIIEVDAYNTRKFKGVVTQIASSSKGAATSSAATTSAEQVTNYIVHIRILPESYADLMDPGSRRFPFRPGMSASVDIQTRTEKQVLSIPINAVTTRSLSDTAKVKEAQPAGPPPPSAATGEEKRDFREVVFVLQADGTVKLVEVTTGIQDDNNIQITSGLKEGEEVISGPYTAVSRTLENGKKVNVVPKSQLFETAK from the coding sequence ATGAAGAAGAAGAAACTCCTTTTCTGGCTTATCGGCATACTGGCCGTTCTTATTATCATCGTGATGATCGTGAAGAGAGCGGGCAAGGATGATGGCATAAAAGTGTCCGTTGATAAGGCGGCAAAGAAGGACATCATAGAAGTGGTATCCGCCAGCGGAAAGATCTATCCTGAAATAGAAGTAAAAGTAAGCTCGGACGTTTCCGGCGAGATCACCGATCTTCTTGTGCTGGAAGGGGATTCCGTAAAAAAGGGGCAGATACTCGCCCGCATATACGCAGATATTTATGGCTCCATGCGGGACCGTGCAGCCGCCGCCGTCAGCCAGCAGGAAGCAGAGCTGGCCAACAGCACCGCTTCTGTCAATGCTTTCAAGGCCCGGCTGGACCAGGCAAAAGCTGCATACGACCGGAACAAGGAACTGCTGGACCAGAAGGTGATCTCCCGTTCAGAATTTGAAACCGCCGAAGCTACTTATAAATCTGCCTTATCCGACTACAATGCCGCCCTGCAAAGGATCAACAGCAGCAGGTTCGGGGTAGCCAGCGCACAGGCCAATCTTACCGAAGCCAACAAGAATCTTGGCCGTACGACCATCCAGGCGCCAATGAGCGGCACCGTGTCCCTCCTTTCCGTTAAAAAAGGGGAACGCGTGGTGGGAACCGCGCAGATGACCGGTACGGAAATGCTGCGCATAGCGGATATGAGCACCATGGAAGTGCAGGTGGATGTGGGCGAGAACGATATCCCGAAAGTGAAATTCGGCGATTCTGCTATCATTGAAGTGGACGCATACAATACCCGTAAATTCAAAGGCGTGGTCACCCAGATCGCCAGTTCCAGCAAGGGTGCAGCCACCTCTTCCGCCGCTACCACATCTGCGGAGCAGGTGACGAACTACATCGTGCATATCCGCATCCTTCCGGAATCGTATGCAGATCTGATGGACCCGGGCAGCAGGAGATTCCCCTTCAGGCCAGGCATGAGCGCCAGCGTGGATATTCAGACGCGTACAGAAAAACAGGTGCTCTCGATCCCCATCAACGCGGTAACCACCCGTTCGCTGTCCGATACCGCCAAAGTGAAGGAAGCCCAGCCCGCAGGTCCGCCGCCGCCATCTGCCGCCACCGGGGAGGAAAAAAGGGATTTCAGGGAAGTGGTGTTCGTTTTACAGGCCGACGGCACGGTAAAACTTGTGGAAGTGACCACCGGCATCCAGGATGATAACAATATCCAGATCACCTCCGGCCTGAAAGAAGGGGAAGAAGTGATCAGTGGCCCTTATACCGCTGTTTCCCGAACACTGGAAAACGGTAAAAAGGTAAATGTAGTACCCAAATCGCAACTCTTCGAAACCGCGAAATAA